In the Terriglobales bacterium genome, one interval contains:
- the serS gene encoding serine--tRNA ligase, with the protein MLDLNFVRENLPLLEEKLSQRGMDPAATLKNVREIDARRRQAITELETLQARRNRASEEIARLKKDKQDATALIAETKDLREKIQRLEEQAQKEEAELRQLLAGIPNIPHKSVPVGKTAEDNVEIRRWGQPPRFDFTPKPHWELGEQLGILDLERAAKITGARFAVYWDLGAKLERSLANFMLDLHTREHGYTEVLPPYMVNSESMYGTGQLPKFAADLFRVPHGDKDLWLVPTAEVPVTNLYRDEVLDAARLPISLTAYTPCFRSEAGSYGKDVRGIIRQHQFQKVELVKFSRPETSYEELEKLTQNAEMVLQKLGLHYRVVALSTGDLGFSSAKTYDLEVWLPGQQLFREISSCSNFEAFQACRANIRFRPEGKGKTEFVHTLNGSGLAVGRTWLAILENYQQADGSVIIPEVLRPYLGTDRITARKF; encoded by the coding sequence ATGCTCGACCTGAATTTTGTGCGCGAAAACCTGCCGCTGCTGGAGGAGAAGCTGTCGCAGCGCGGTATGGATCCGGCCGCGACGCTGAAGAATGTTCGTGAGATTGACGCGCGCCGTCGGCAGGCGATCACCGAACTTGAAACCCTGCAGGCCCGCCGCAACCGCGCTTCAGAAGAAATCGCGCGGCTGAAGAAAGATAAACAGGACGCGACCGCCCTGATCGCCGAGACCAAAGACCTGCGTGAGAAGATTCAGCGCCTCGAAGAACAGGCACAAAAAGAGGAGGCCGAGTTACGCCAGCTCCTCGCCGGCATTCCCAACATTCCTCATAAGAGCGTGCCGGTCGGAAAGACCGCCGAAGACAACGTCGAAATTCGCCGCTGGGGGCAGCCGCCGAGATTCGACTTCACTCCCAAGCCCCACTGGGAACTGGGCGAGCAGCTTGGCATCCTCGATCTCGAACGTGCAGCCAAAATCACCGGCGCCCGCTTCGCGGTTTACTGGGACTTAGGCGCGAAGCTGGAGCGCTCGCTCGCCAATTTCATGCTTGACCTGCACACACGGGAACACGGCTATACGGAAGTTCTGCCACCCTACATGGTGAATTCTGAATCTATGTACGGCACCGGCCAGCTTCCCAAGTTTGCCGCCGACCTTTTCCGTGTGCCCCACGGCGACAAAGATTTGTGGCTGGTCCCTACCGCCGAAGTACCGGTAACCAATCTATACAGAGACGAAGTGCTGGACGCTGCCCGTCTGCCCATCTCCCTTACTGCCTACACGCCCTGTTTTCGCAGCGAGGCCGGGTCGTACGGCAAAGATGTGCGTGGAATTATCCGCCAGCATCAGTTCCAGAAAGTCGAACTGGTGAAGTTCAGCCGCCCGGAAACCTCATACGAGGAACTGGAAAAACTCACGCAGAATGCCGAAATGGTCCTGCAGAAGCTGGGGCTGCATTACCGCGTGGTGGCACTCTCCACCGGCGATCTCGGATTTAGCTCCGCGAAAACTTACGACCTGGAAGTTTGGCTACCGGGACAACAGTTGTTCCGAGAGATTTCGTCCTGCTCGAATTTTGAGGCTTTCCAGGCGTGCCGCGCCAATATCCGCTTCCGGCCGGAAGGCAAAGGCAAAACCGAATTTGTTCACACCTTGAACGGCAGCGGTTTAGCCGTGGGTCGCACCTGGCTGGCAATATTGGAGAATTATCAGCAGGCGGATGGCAGCGTGATCATTCCTGAAGTTCTGCGTCCGTATCTCGGGACAGATCGGATCACGGCAAGAAAGTTCTAG
- a CDS encoding alkaline phosphatase family protein, with translation MKTKLRQSSAVLLSWLVLSVFSLASAYNHRPKLVVIVVIDQFRGDYLERYHDEFGANGFRLFIDKGAFFTDCYYDYANTETAPGHATLLTGAYSNGHGILVNEWWDTQQKRMVTSVEDRATTVVGAGSGAGSSPHNLMASTLGDELKLATQGRSRVFGIALKDRAAVLPAGWSGDGAYWIDKSTGAWVTSTYYRKELPAWVAEFNRSRPEKYWNREWKDADGKTLATTTQKPGADFYTTVGSTSFGNEYELEFARELVSNEHLGSGPTTDLLVVSLSPNDLLGHAVGPDAPEMHAMALDLDRQLGDFFRVLGQQVGTQNLWLALSADHGVAPVPEAAQKIRIPATRIPSEQELKSSLNSALATKLGQPGDYVNALGGSIVFLSAEAFSGLHLTEAQAEEAAGEALMGLSETQPGTRGYFTKVQLKRGEVPATEWGKKYLHSYSPVGGWWVIGVPPPFATGGKRGTGHGMPYTYDTHVPLAFYGSVFKPGYYRTHAETVDLAATLASLLGINAPSSAVGRVLTEAVATSNAAVPVKTHPAAKERGR, from the coding sequence ATGAAAACCAAACTGCGCCAGTCATCCGCTGTTCTGCTCTCGTGGCTTGTCCTCAGCGTATTCTCCTTGGCTTCGGCTTATAACCATCGACCAAAGTTGGTGGTGATCGTGGTCATTGACCAGTTTCGTGGCGATTATCTGGAGCGCTACCACGATGAGTTTGGCGCCAACGGCTTTCGGCTCTTCATCGACAAGGGCGCGTTCTTTACCGACTGCTACTACGATTACGCCAACACGGAGACAGCGCCCGGTCATGCCACCTTACTCACCGGTGCATACAGCAACGGACACGGAATCCTGGTGAACGAATGGTGGGACACGCAGCAGAAACGCATGGTAACTTCCGTCGAAGACAGGGCTACAACAGTTGTGGGAGCGGGCAGCGGAGCCGGTTCCTCACCTCACAATCTGATGGCCAGCACTCTGGGCGACGAGCTAAAGCTGGCGACCCAAGGGCGATCGCGAGTCTTCGGAATCGCACTCAAAGACCGCGCGGCCGTGCTGCCCGCAGGCTGGTCCGGCGATGGCGCTTACTGGATTGATAAGAGCACCGGGGCGTGGGTCACTTCCACTTACTATCGCAAGGAGCTGCCCGCCTGGGTGGCAGAGTTTAACCGCAGCCGTCCTGAAAAGTACTGGAACCGCGAATGGAAGGATGCGGACGGCAAGACCTTAGCCACGACGACCCAAAAGCCAGGAGCAGATTTTTATACAACCGTCGGATCGACCAGCTTTGGCAATGAGTATGAGTTGGAGTTTGCCCGCGAGCTGGTCAGCAATGAACACCTGGGCAGCGGGCCGACTACTGACCTATTGGTGGTGAGCCTGTCGCCCAACGATCTTCTGGGGCACGCCGTCGGTCCAGACGCGCCGGAGATGCACGCCATGGCGCTCGATCTAGACCGTCAACTTGGCGATTTCTTCCGCGTCCTGGGCCAACAGGTCGGAACACAAAACCTATGGTTGGCGCTAAGCGCCGACCACGGCGTAGCCCCGGTGCCAGAGGCGGCTCAGAAGATACGCATCCCCGCGACCCGGATTCCTAGCGAACAAGAACTGAAATCGTCGCTGAACTCCGCGTTAGCAACCAAACTAGGGCAGCCAGGCGACTACGTTAATGCGCTGGGCGGTTCGATTGTTTTTCTCTCTGCGGAGGCATTCAGCGGCCTGCACCTGACGGAAGCGCAAGCAGAAGAAGCGGCGGGCGAGGCCCTGATGGGGTTGAGCGAAACGCAACCCGGTACACGCGGCTACTTCACCAAGGTACAACTCAAGCGGGGAGAGGTCCCAGCCACCGAATGGGGCAAGAAATATCTTCACAGCTATTCGCCCGTAGGTGGTTGGTGGGTGATTGGAGTGCCGCCGCCATTCGCCACCGGTGGAAAGCGCGGCACAGGTCACGGCATGCCCTATACCTATGACACTCACGTCCCGCTGGCATTCTACGGTTCAGTGTTCAAGCCGGGCTACTATCGTACTCATGCAGAAACAGTGGACCTGGCGGCGACATTGGCTTCCCTGCTGGGAATCAACGCGCCTAGCAGTGCAGTTGGGCGAGTACTAACGGAAGCGGTGGCGACCAGCAATGCGGCAGTGCCGGTGAAGACCCATCCCGCCGCCAAGGAACGCGGCCGATGA
- a CDS encoding dihydroorotate dehydrogenase, translated as MTAVEIREPGKPDLGIEFAGLRLKNPVIAASGTFGYGVEFEDIVDLKKLGGFVVKGLSKEPMAGNPPPRLYETAAGMLNAIGLQNIGAQAFVQEKLPRLRRIANIVVIANVFGYSREDYETAIRILNEGEGIAAYELNVSCPNTKQGGISFGADPHLLDEVVAMAKKISRRPLIVKLSPNVTNIAQMARVAEEAGADVLSLVNTFLAMAIDVETRKPRIANLTAGLSGPAIKPIAVRMVWEAAHAVNIPVIGIGGVSTAEDVVEFMLAGAVAVQVGTASYWDPCATENIVANLEKWCEERHVARVTDLVGAMKTE; from the coding sequence ATGACAGCAGTTGAAATCCGCGAACCGGGAAAGCCCGATCTGGGCATCGAGTTTGCCGGCCTGAGGCTCAAGAACCCGGTCATTGCCGCCAGCGGAACTTTCGGATACGGGGTGGAATTCGAAGACATTGTTGATTTAAAGAAGCTCGGCGGATTTGTGGTGAAGGGATTGTCGAAGGAACCAATGGCCGGCAATCCGCCCCCGCGGCTGTACGAAACGGCTGCCGGAATGTTGAACGCGATCGGGCTACAGAACATTGGCGCACAGGCGTTCGTGCAAGAGAAGCTGCCCAGGCTGCGTCGAATTGCGAACATTGTTGTGATCGCCAACGTTTTTGGCTATTCGCGCGAGGATTACGAGACTGCGATTCGGATCTTGAACGAGGGCGAAGGCATTGCGGCCTACGAATTAAACGTTTCCTGTCCGAATACGAAACAGGGCGGCATCAGCTTCGGCGCCGACCCGCACCTGCTGGACGAAGTCGTGGCCATGGCCAAGAAAATCTCGCGTCGGCCGCTGATCGTGAAACTCTCACCCAACGTGACCAACATTGCGCAGATGGCGCGAGTAGCGGAAGAAGCTGGCGCGGATGTGCTCTCGCTGGTCAATACTTTTCTCGCCATGGCAATCGATGTGGAGACCCGCAAACCGCGCATCGCCAACTTAACTGCGGGGCTCTCCGGGCCGGCGATCAAGCCCATTGCGGTGCGGATGGTGTGGGAGGCGGCGCACGCGGTCAACATTCCGGTGATCGGAATTGGTGGCGTGAGCACTGCCGAAGACGTGGTCGAATTCATGCTCGCAGGCGCGGTGGCGGTACAGGTGGGCACCGCCAGTTACTGGGACCCGTGCGCGACTGAGAATATTGTGGCTAATTTGGAGAAATGGTGCGAGGAGCGCCACGTGGCGAGAGTGACCGACTTAGTAGGGGCGATGAAAACTGAATGA
- a CDS encoding MBL fold metallo-hydrolase, with protein sequence MAVSCTVLASGSKGNSTIVASSRTRILVDAGLSGRETFRRIKSCGEDPRALSAIIISHEHCDHICGLYTLAKKLGVPVYMTSATHHACARIIRAQRKEPWKCEQLETFDAGSTFEIGDISVTPFTIPHDAADPVAFTFRAEGVKLAIVTDLGYMPASVRHHIRGCDLLMLESNHDLEMLRGGPYPWSVKQRVMSRVGHLSNEALAEFFSSDYDGGAAVVVLAHLSEQNNHPELARVAAEHALGSRRTLLQNRLMLATQSAPLEPIRF encoded by the coding sequence ATGGCGGTTTCTTGTACGGTGCTGGCCAGTGGCAGCAAAGGCAACAGCACCATCGTGGCCAGTTCGCGCACTCGCATTCTGGTCGACGCCGGCCTTTCCGGGCGTGAAACTTTTCGCCGCATCAAATCCTGCGGCGAGGACCCGCGTGCGCTCTCCGCCATAATTATTTCGCACGAGCATTGCGACCACATTTGTGGACTCTACACTCTGGCGAAGAAGCTGGGCGTGCCGGTTTACATGACCAGCGCCACCCACCATGCCTGTGCCCGGATTATTCGCGCCCAGCGCAAAGAGCCGTGGAAGTGCGAACAACTCGAGACTTTTGACGCCGGCTCGACCTTCGAAATCGGCGACATCTCGGTTACACCGTTCACCATTCCGCACGATGCCGCCGATCCCGTCGCCTTCACGTTTCGGGCTGAAGGGGTAAAGCTGGCTATTGTCACTGACCTGGGTTATATGCCGGCCAGCGTGCGCCACCATATTCGCGGCTGCGATTTGCTGATGCTTGAATCGAATCACGATCTCGAGATGCTGCGCGGCGGCCCCTATCCCTGGTCGGTCAAGCAGCGGGTGATGAGCCGCGTCGGCCACCTCTCCAACGAAGCTCTCGCGGAATTCTTCTCCAGCGATTATGATGGTGGTGCAGCCGTCGTGGTGCTGGCGCACCTTTCGGAACAGAACAATCATCCGGAGCTTGCGCGAGTGGCCGCCGAGCACGCGCTGGGAAGTCGGCGCACCTTGCTTCAAAATCGCCTGATGCTGGCCACCCAGTCCGCGCCCCTCGAGCCCATCCGCTTTTAG